The genome window GGCGAGCGGTGCGACCGGCCGAGGCTTTCGGTGGCGAGCTTGGCGGCGCTCCAGCCGGGCGGCTTGGCGCACGGGCCGGACGAGAAGAATGGCCGCTTGGGAAGCGGCGGCCTGGCATTCGACACCGTAAACTCTCCTTGCAGAGAGCGCGCGCCGCGGTGGGACGGCGTGGCCCGCGCCAACGCCTAGCGGCAAGCGCCCGCGTGGCAAGCGACTTGCGATGAAGCGCGCAGAATGCCGCTTTGCGTTAACCTGGAGCAAGAAAAACGCTCCATTCATCCCGCGACGAACGCCATTCGTCCTTAACCCCGGAACAGACTGTTGTTTTGCTTAACCATTTGCGGCCAGTTCCATGCTTCCGAGAGCGGGTGGGCAAACCTTCTCTCGGTTGGGGCCGGGGGCTCCGACACATTGATGACGAGACAGCGACGCAGCGGGGCTGCGCCGGCACGGGGATTTTTGGAGCGTGGGACCGATGATCAGCACCAGCGTCAAGACGGGCGGCTTGTTTCGCGACCGCGATTTCTTCGTCCATGACGGCAGCAAGCTGCGCCGGTTCACCGTTCCCGCCTACGTCCAGATGCTTGCCGCGCTCGTTGTCGGCCTGTTCGTCGCCTGGTCGACCTTCTCGACCGTCCGCTTCCTGACCCCCGCCACCGCCCCCGCCATCTCGACCCAGGTCCCCGCCGACATCGCCCGCCTCGCGGCCGTCACCGAGCGCCGCGTCCTCGAACTCGAATATCGCCAGCAGCAGCTGGCCGCGATGCTGTCGGGCGAGAAGATCGATCCGGCGGTGCTCAAGCACATCGTCACCGTTTCAACCTCGACCGACGCTACCGGCCAGGGCGGTCCCTATGAGCCGGTCAACGCCACCAGCGATTCGACCTTCAAGCAATTGTTCACCAGCTGGAAGAAGCTCGACAGCCTGTCGAGCGGCGCCATCGCGGTGCCGTCCGACAAGCCGGTCAAGTCGGCTGCCTTCACCTCGGGCTACGGCGTTCGCTCCGACCCGTTCGGCGCCGGCGCCGCGCGCCACATGGGCATCGATCTGGCCGGCCCGGTCGGCACGCCGATCTATGCCACCGCCGACGGCGTGGTCACCGAAAGCGGCTGGAACAGCGGCGGCTACGGCAACCTGATCAAGATCGACCACGGCCGCGGTATCGAGACCCGCTACGGCCACCTTTCCAAGCTCAATGTCGCCGCCGGCACCCGCGTTCGCCGCGGCCAACTGATCGGCCTGATGGGCTCGACCGGCCGTTCGACCGGAAGCCACCTCCATTACGAGGTCCGCATCGAGGGCCGCGCCGTCAATCCGGTGCCGTTCATGAAGTCGACCGATTATTTGCTGGCGATGAAGGCCGGTGGCGGTGCGCCGATGGACGGTCACATCGCGCAGGGCGGCCCGAAGGCCGCGCCGAAGCGCTAAGGCCATTGTCGCCGCTCCGCCGCGCCCCTATCTCGCGGGCGTGAGCGAGCCTTCCATC of Sphingomonas mesophila contains these proteins:
- a CDS encoding M23 family metallopeptidase yields the protein MISTSVKTGGLFRDRDFFVHDGSKLRRFTVPAYVQMLAALVVGLFVAWSTFSTVRFLTPATAPAISTQVPADIARLAAVTERRVLELEYRQQQLAAMLSGEKIDPAVLKHIVTVSTSTDATGQGGPYEPVNATSDSTFKQLFTSWKKLDSLSSGAIAVPSDKPVKSAAFTSGYGVRSDPFGAGAARHMGIDLAGPVGTPIYATADGVVTESGWNSGGYGNLIKIDHGRGIETRYGHLSKLNVAAGTRVRRGQLIGLMGSTGRSTGSHLHYEVRIEGRAVNPVPFMKSTDYLLAMKAGGGAPMDGHIAQGGPKAAPKR